The Ictalurus punctatus breed USDA103 chromosome 6, Coco_2.0, whole genome shotgun sequence DNA segment TTAAACTTatgcttatgtgtgtgtgtgcacatgttttTAGTGGTCTAGTCATTACGTATGTGTGGACTGGATGGCTagggtttgtgtgtttgtgtgtatgcgtgtgtatgtgtatgtgtgtgtgttccctcaCCGCTCCTGTACTGCCCAGAGAGAGGTGGCTCATCTGCTGAGTGAGGGGGCTCATCATTGATGTTGGCTGCAGAGACATGGAGGGATCCATAGAGGGCGATATTACAGCTCCCTGCAAGGGAACCAAACGGCAAGAGTGACATCACGCAATGACAGAACAAGACACGCCGATTATTCAGACTGCCCATAAAGGATTGCCTAGTGTGTTAGAGGTGGCTCTAAAAATACACTATAGCAACCACTAGTCTGATTCCTTTTTTCCACTGACTAGATAGCATTTCAGTCATTCATTGAACATCAGCTGTCCTCCCTTTGTCAGTGATAAACCCCACCCTCACCAGTtctgccacaaaaaaaaaagcagaaagatTTCCCTTTATGGCTCTCTGAGGCCTAGAGCTTGTAATGAGATATATGCTATCTATAGCTTATTGGCACGCTTagtgaaaatgtgcaaaatgGCTAGATGGAATGCATAACAAATGCAgtgttaaatatacaaatggGAACCTTGTAGAGCTGATTTGCAAGACAATATTATTTCAAACAGTTTTCTTAAATAGTGTCTTCTTTTCTGTCTAAACATTTTCCTTAAAAAATTGTTATCAGCaataacttgagtgaaaagtacaATCCTATTGTAtctctaactatctatctatctatctatctatctatctatctatacttTCTTACTATAGAATTGCTTAGTATTTGGTACATATGTCCCCCATTTTGCTTTAATCACAGGCACTTGAGCTGGCATGGACACCACAAgtgttagatcaaatccatcaagTCACCTGAAGCCTCAAGGAAAATTTGATCTTTTGAATTAAGCAGTACTAACAGTCAATATCATAAATTTGCTTAGATCTAAATAGTGACCTAGAAATGGTACTAAACCTTGAATACTGAATATGCCAGATATTGAGcatatgcttttgttttatatataaaaaaataataaagcaggcgggtgtgtgtgtgtgtgtgtgtgtgtgtgtgttagaatcCCATATTTTCAGTGTGGTCTCAGATTTTTTTGGCCCTCTTTGCATGTACGTGTATAGAATCTTAATTAGCCTGGTCTAGAGTCCTAAAGTTTCAACCAAATGAATCAGTTTTCAGTGCAGTCTTACCGGATGCTGCATAATGTAGGGCTGGTGGGTGACCCAGGACGGGGTTTGCAcctaaaacatcacacacacacacaaaaatacagaaagagagaataagttagagagagagagagagacattctGCAGGTTTCACACCCTTGCTCTTCCGAGTGGTGAGATACTTCCTCTTAAATGTTAAGTGCATGTGCACAGCTAACACGATGATACATTCACAGATGTGCATGAGTGTGAATGTATGAAGACTATTCCAAGTGACTATTATAAGTATAATAATCataagaagcaaaaaaaaaataaataaaaaagaagttCTAAAATCAAAGTAAGCATACCCAACAATTATTGATAAtgaagtgtatttttttttatgtattcacCATAGTAGGTGGTGTACACTGCTATTTTCAGATAATTTCCTGCATAATTATGCGTTAATTAGCTTACACTGCACGAGCAGACCCTGTTAAACATgaaatgccttttttttgtacaaaaatTAAATCGTGAACGGAAAACATCTGTTTTTGTATCAGGTCTGCTAAGTCACTTTCAACTATTCTACAAGCCACGTAACACTTAATTAACCACATTAACCCTATTACAATTATAGTCGGATTAACACGAGTATCATTATCGTCAACAGAAACGTGGAAATATCAGTAATTGGCTTTGGTTCAGAATTTTCATCTTATTGCATCCATACCATCTCAGAACGTGCTGACGTGAAAATGAACACTTCACTCAACAGTGGCTAGTTTTTCCATTTCGTTACTGCGTCTTTCAAATagaaatttatttgttttttaaaaagtaaagtgCAAAAGTGTTTCTAAACCTAAAATAAGGGAAACATAGTTAGGGTTTCATTTGAACAgttgattttaaaattaatttctgaaaagtcggcaaaaggtcaggcaaaAATCTTGAAGATGACAGAAAAGACTACAATACCCAAAGTTTTTGCTTGTATAGAAAAAGAACAGAGCACTAAAACAGCAGTGTGATAGAGAGATTTGATGTTTCGTTCATCAGTTTATTTTTcgtcagtaactgctttatcctggtcagggttgtggtcaTGTGTGATGTTGCTTTCATTAATAAAGTCGAgaatttttgtttgtctgtttaaacAGTACGAGTGTGATGCTTATGTTTAGATTTCTAAAGATATAGTGCAACAatgtcaacatttatttcatttttattcatctgGTTTTTATCAACAGACTAACTTTTCCATATCAGCCCAGCaaaagaaatgatttttttgAGTTATTTTGGCTTTTTACTGCCCAAAATTTGGACTTATCCATTAGGTTTTTTAATTTGGATTTTCCAAAGAGGGCAGGATAGAAACCCTCTCGAAGAGACGCCATGTCTAAATGAAACTGCCCTCAGCTTATCAATCATTAGCTCAAATTCTATGAACGTTGCTAGAAAGTCCACAAATATGAAAATAGGACCAATTCTTCAGAGTTTATCCCAAACTGGATCGATACATGCCGGGTATGTGGACACGGGGGAGATGTAGGGTGACATGGCAGGTTGGGCGATCATTCGGTTGGTGATGCTGTAAGGAGGATAGAACCTGCAGATAGACAGAGTGAAGAAAACAGGCAGAATGAGAGACTTTGTTGGCAGCGTGTCCATTAGTCAAGTAGATGCGAGAGGTGAAAAGGGTTTGCGGCTGTCACGTACCCGTTCTGCATAGCTGCAGCAGTGGGGTCGTATGTGAGCGTCATTCCGGCCTGAGAAAAaggagacagagatagagagacagaaagaagctCATGAATATTTTGCCATGACTGTGATTCTTATTCCAGTCAGCATTTTACAGCCTTCTCCTTTACTCCCACACAATCTCTTTGTTTCTCCGTCTATCtgcacacaaatatacatatatatacacacatatacatacactgtacacatcGCCTTTATATGCGTACTCACATACCAGCATGTCAAACACACTCACTGCTTCATGATGCATGCAATACAATGTATACAGAACTGAAAAATGACACTGTAGATGGTTTTAGCATACCCGcttaaaatatttgttaaatggattaaaaacatgGCTTCTCATGATGCgcaaacacacgcacgcacacacacacacacacttccagaaCTTACAAGTCTGGCTTCTCCCTCTCTGGCCCATGCTCGTCCATTAGGTACATATTTATTTTGGCTCTGTCGTTTTTTCTGCCCTCCATCTGCAAACTTGCACAGGAGTGGCTCAGTGGGAGCTACAGCAAAAGAGATACATGGAtattaaaaacagaacacaatTGTCTCTAGTCTTTTGCCTGCTATAACTATGACTATAAGCTCTCTTCTATTCcaaatgcattcatttattcatctgtagtaatcactttatcctggtcatgggaTCAGTGGCTCCAGAGCCTATCCAAGCAACACTAAGTAAGTGGTGAGATGGAGCGCGCCATGCGCATTTCACACGCCTGTCACACCTAGGGGTAATTTTTAGAGTAACCAGTCCACATACTGACATGTTTTGGGAGGAGGGAGGAAAGCGGAGAACCGGGAGGAACCCACacggacatggggagaacatgtgagtCTCatcacagacagtaacccacgCTCAGGGtcaggagctgtgaggtggcaaagCTAACCGTTGCACCATCATGCTTCCCTCTATTCAGAATGCCCACTCAAAACTTTTTTCCTCCCTtcatattaaaaatatagaCATCTAACATGGCAGTTGCCTTcccataatccccctttccCTCATCCTCCCTTTTCAGCAAGGCAACATGAGCAGTGGAGACCATTTCAGTCTAATAATCCAATTACAAAGCTTAGGGAGGGAGAGCAgtgaacatcagaactggacaTACTGGAGCCCCCTGTActattgacacacacacacacacacacgcacatacacacacacacacacacacagagagagagagagagagagagagagagaaagaccgtAAAGGGCAGGGTGAGGGAGAAGAGATAACCTCCACACTGTGTTCAACATTAGCCACAAACTGCATTCTCTAATCAATAAGCACTTATTCCTGCATTAAGCCTATAGTAACAGCAAAGCCTTTCGCGATTCTGTGTGCTTGCTTCAATCTAAGTGCACATTTGTTTGATCTGTGCTGTGCACGGCTCCATGGCTGAAAGCTCAGGATGACTACAGGCAAATGAATAGAGAGCGAATCTGCTCTAGCAGAAATCAGCTAGAAACGTGCTGTGTCTTAATGAACAACCAAGCACAATATATAAACGAATGTAAgcaatacatgcacacacacacacacacacacacacacacacacacacacacacacacacacacacacacacacacacacacacacacacacacacacacacacacacacacacacacacacacacacacacacgcagccgAACATGcatagacacacagacagttcTGTGTTACCCATGACTCCGGCTGGCATCTTGAGAAACTTTCCATTGAAGTGAGAAATTACAGCATCACATTTTTCTGTGGACTCCATcctacaaaaacagaagaatcaAACCTCACTAAGATCGTTtatatctcacacacatgcaggtgcatctcaaaaaatttgaatatcgtgaaaaagttaattttttcctgtaatttctttcaaaaagtggaactttcatatattctagatacattacacataaagtgaaatattacaaggcttttttttttgttgttttaagcTTATAATACAGAATAGAATAGtacacataaatatacacacacatttgtctcaTTATCCTTATGAAGACCTCCCaatgatataattattaatacagtTAATAAATGCAATAATGCTCCAGTACATCTAAATTtcaccctaaccttaaccccagTAATCCAAATGAATCAGGTGGGCACTTTTAGCTTTATAAATTAAAGCTAAAACAAAGAAATTCCGTTTTCCACACAGGAGCCAGCTAGATGTCCCTACAAAATTTGttccccaccaagatataaataCAATTACACTCCTTCACACATTGAGACAGGTGCATGTGAAGTAAAAGAACATACTGCatctgtacatactgtattatCCTGGCTGCtaactcattctctctctctctctctctctctctctctcacacacacacacacacacacacacagtgaacacaCCTGCAGTGAGTGTGCACGTCAGAGATGAGCTATGAGGCAGTTGGAAAGGAGTGTTCACTCTAACTGGAGTCAGTTTTCACCTCACCCCATTCCAAAGCTGAATCAGCACATTTTTGGGTGGGTTTGGTGCAATTATACTAAACGTCACTGTAAATGCAAACCACAGCCAGAGTCAAACCGCTGAGCCTCATTCAACCAGGACCCAGAGAAAGCCTCACCTCGCAAATCCAACCCCTCTGCTCGCACCATTAGCATCGCGCAGTATGCGTGTGGAGACGACCTGGCCAAAGGGCTTCAGCATGGTCTCCAGCTCCTGCTCATCCATCGACAGCGGCAAATTGGAAATATACAGATTAGTGGGGTCCTGCTCCTGTTGCTGTATAGGggtaaagagagaaagagttgGGGGGTTAATAAAATGTAACAGAACTGAAATGTGTTTGTGCTTTACACTTCAGATACAGTTATgcacagaaatatcagcaaaaGGTTACAAACACCTGGGTTCACACAGCTGTAAAAACACCTGGCGCTTCCTATCTTATCATCCAAGCATGCAGTtctcgctccatctctctcacacacacacacacacacacacacatcttcacaGGTTCCTGTTTGATCAGTTAACGGCTGCACATTTGGCCTGCTCTTGGGAACATTACTGACTGATTTACCACTTACAAAGCTTTTGCTCTAAAAACCTGAAGATAGAATCATACAGGATTTCTCATACTTATCCCTTTAGAATCAGTCCTGTTTGTTTGTCCTTTCATCCTTTCATCCTTCCTATTCGAAACCTAATCATGGATACAGGGCTGCGTGATTACAATACTTGTTCACAATAATTTAGGCAAATTCGACTAAACATGCATTTATACCACTATATTCTCAAATCTAAAGGTATGGATCaaacagtagttccagctgtaatacAAATGATAGGTTcatattaatgctctcgttcCAATACGTTattgttcctatagtaacaactGATTCACAGAGACTTATATGacagacactccacataatatAAGCCTAACAATTAAATGTAGAAACGTGTAACGGtttaaataaaaccatattattgttgatatggtgaagtttttgtAGCTGTTTAGGAGTCTATGCTCTTTGAGTTTCAGACAGTTAGTTTTCCGCCATGGGAGAGTCTTCACGACAGGCGTTTCCAATTTTCTTATCAACATGCTGCTACTGCAagctgatatttttttgtttgtcttattatcttcgagagaggaaaaaaatagaggctggtgagggaatgattgTAACGGAAacaatgtaagtgagaacaggaaataacttgtttcgtggacatTCCGCAACACTAACTGTAACCATAAACGGTTAAAAAGTGTGtcttgtttataaataaaatgaaaaattggGATCCTTGGCAAATAacagtggtataagaggagtcAAACACTATGGGGTGCACTGCATCACAACACTCCATCGTAgaatattttcctaaaactgcaaggcccatcatgttttattccttacataggTACGCCTATAAATCCTTATTATTTTTTGTCCAATGGACATAATAATTGAGTACATCTTTTAAATGCTAATTTACATCATTACATAATTAGACCACGAATTAAGGATAGTATGAAAGGAAACGATCAATACTAATACCTAACTATAGTACACTTAGCTAGCTTTGGATAATGCCAGTTGATTATATTCATTGAAAGAGACAAAAATCATGATTACCAATGAAATACACTGAATTGTGCAAGTGACAGTGGTGTAGTAGTGTGTCACATGCCTCCATCTGACACTCAGCGCTGTCCAAAACCAGTCTGAATTATTAAGGATGATGGTGTGGAATAGATTAATGGAGAACTGTTTTCATTTGAGTAATTTGCTGGCTGCCCTGTGAGGACGAATAAGAATGGTTCTCTCTTTTGCACTATATGGTTTTTAATATAGGTGTATGGATGTACACAGGACTGCTTCACATTCTCATTACTGTGCTAGGTGCTTTTTGCCAATAAAGGGTCAGTCAGCATGAATACTGATGAGCTGAGATCTACATGCAGGCCGTGGACGTTTTTGCGCGGCATCACATCAGCTTTCTAAGTTACATCAGCAGaaacagagtgagtgagtgagtgagtgagtgagtgtgagagtgagagagagagagagagagagagagagagagagagagagagagagagcgagagagcgagagagcgagagagagagagacaggctccCAGGAGAGTGAGGGGCTgcctcattaatattcattaacatCCTACTGCATTCAACGCCCGCCAGAAAGAACCAGAGAGAAGGaaggacagggagagagagtgagagagagcgcaaaggagagagaaagagagagatgggggtAGGATTACCAAAGTAACACTCTGGCAGAAAGATCAACATGGCTCTATTAGGGAACAGTGAGGATTTGAGAGATGCTGAGCTCTGAGAGTGTGAACCCAGCACAGTGAAATGAGGAAGGCAGGGTGGAGGATCAGCAGAGCTGTCAGAAACTGGTTAGtctaaaaagagagaaaagactgGGGCGGGCATTTAACACAAATCAGCACCAGGCACGCAGCCCATCATATTTGATGGCACTCTGTATGTTAATGCTGTCCTATTTTACAGAGCTGGCTTTCAACAGATCCATCACTTTCACCAGAGGAAGCGAGGTAAACCTCTAGCGGTAATTAAATGACGTCTCTGCTTGGGAATCAAGGACAGCTCTCTGACCTCATGTGTGCACCATATGATTTGGAATCGTAGGGAAGAGTGCTTGGTCAGCAGATTAGTGGTTATATGTGTGAGAGGAGATTAGCAGTGATGGCTAGAAGCCGGCTAGATGCAGGCACGCAATGCTAAATTACTGCTCTCAGCTCTGGTATTAACAGCTTGAGAGTGCTTTGGGGGTTTATAGGGATTACAGTGTGTTTGGATAGAAAGGCATCGGAATTCCCAGGTTTCCTCAATCCcgcacactcacatgcacatgTGGCTCGGTCAAGTGAGATATTTTAGATAGTGTCATAACTAGAACATTTGGAGTGGGGGGCATTTGGGTGTCATGGGGCAGATGGAGTTTGAGACAAACAAGGCAGAGTTTGTCAACACTATAACATAATCTGTTTAAATATTACCTTAGtgttaaatgaaaaacaaaaataccccCCCGACCTAACCTCTACATACGGCATGTACGCTTCCATGGTCTGAGAAAAGGATGTAAAACCAGTTTACTCAAGAAACACTTACTCAATGGAAGTCTATATATAACACCCAAGCAAAACTACAACCTCTGTACTCTACAAAACGGTTATATGTACACTTTCATCAAGGTTGGTGCCTATGGTAGAACACAACCACAGGATGAATTATACAAATTTCAGGCTTAATCTAATAAGAAGTGTGACTGAAGAATTCATGAaagcatttaacaaaaaaatgtgtgcTTTGCATAACCATTTACTGAATGCTTCAACAACTATCCTTAGACTTtactgaaattattattaagtcAACAggattttctgttcttttctcagtacagggaaaCATGCTGAAATTCTTGTCTGTGCTAATTACACATGCTACAGATGAACAAATCTGAACAAAATGCCGGAGTTTTCCTTCAAGTACAGCCAAACCTTAAAAGGAGGAAAAATCTCTGTCTTGCAAACAGCTCGCAACTTACTATTACTCATCCATAATccatatataaaaacattaggAAAATGCATACTGAAGAGTAATTCCATCAACTACTAACCTTAAGGTATAAAGAACCTGATCATAAAGAATAATTCTTTAAGACAATATCATTCTAAGacattttataaatttttttaaaaaagggtgCATATGGAACTAATCTGTCAGGATATCTGGCTTCCTGAAATGACTTCATGTTATTAAGCCTATCATTTGAATTTCaatgtaattaatataaaaatgttttaaataaaaaaaaaaaaaacagtgatctCAAATACATCATCTCTTACTTAAGGATGCTTTTTGAGGCAAAATACAGTATGTGCCCTTCCCCTTAGCTACAGCTCTGATCTGAGAGGTACAGTTGTATGCAAAAGTTCAGGCACCCCGGGACTATGTgcatattttattgattttttttttttttaattaaaaagaagtCAACACAACAGCTGCAGCAAACtatttgcaaaaataaaatttttctgCAAACGTTAACGCACAATTGCTTTTTTACTTTgaattaacttaaaaaaaaatatttaaaaaacccccaaaaaacagaaaataataaaataataattgtggCATGTGTAAAAGTTTGGACACCTTTCCAATTATAAAGTCTCAGAACTGAATTAATTTGTTAAGCCTTAATTGACTCATTAGGAGTCAATAGACAGGTCAAGAATTGTCATTAGGAATAACAATTGCAGAATGTAATTTTCTTGACTCTTCAAACCTTGTACTAACActcaacaacaaacaacagctGGCTAAGGATCTGAAAATGAAGCTAATTGCTGCCTACAAAGCAGAGGAAGGCTATGAATAGATATAAAAGCTCTTCCGGCTCACAATTTCCACTGTCCAAAATGTCATCAACTAAATGGAAGTTAAGACGAACTGTGGAAGTCAAATAAAGATTGGGAAGACCAAGAAAAGTCTCAGACAGAATACCCTGTATGCTGGGTAGAAAGGAAAAGCTAAACCCCCAAAGGAAACTAAGGACTTGCAAAAAGGTTTACACAGGAGTGGTTATGCACCATTCTACTTTGCAACAATCCTTGCACAAACATGGTTTACTAACATAAGACTTTTGTGATGAGGTCACAGCTAAGgtttccttctgatgactcttccatcCCATGTTCAAAGCCAGAGGCATTTTGGAAACAAGTGCCGTAGCCTGACAAAGTAAAAATGGGACTCTTTTCCCACAATCACCAAAGGAATGTGTGGAGGAAAAAAGGGATGGGAGTgcatctacagggtgtcccaaatgtctccatactctacataggggactatgtttacCAGCACCACattggttgtgccttcgtcagtggatgtacgtggacgtccacttccagtcttttggaaaaaaattGTAAAGCATGTCAttggtgatgtgcttgccatgtttactgttaaagtccatcgcaatcTTGCGACAGTTTCCTGATCcaaccatgagaatgatttcaatatattcttcttttgtcaaaggcattcttaaaggctgaTCTGCATCAGCACATTTTTTAatcatgattttttattatttatctgaaaaaaaacaaaaaaaaaaaactaagtatgaaaaatttttttgaagacattttgctcaAAAGTATTAAGTTcacctatgtatggagacttttgggacacctcgTACTATGTTTGGGTTTGTGTGGCAGCCAGCGGCACATTAAACACTGCACAGTTAGATGAAAGAATGGATACAGGGGGTGTTACTAAGCATGTGCATTAATATTTGCAGAATACTGGCAGAAAAAAATGGGTTGTGTTGCCTTCTTTTCACTTCAACAAAATACGTCATTTGGCCAGAGGTCCCCGAACCTTTGCTTATGTGAgctcaaacatttacaaatttaCCTCCTAGGAATGTGAGTAAATACactgtacaaaaaaataaacgtcctctcacattcagctgcttttatttccagtaaatttcttaacatgtgtaaatatttgtattaacataaaaagattcaacaacagaGACATGAACATCTttcagaaatggaataatggaaatggaataatgagtccctgaccaaggggggggggggtccaccagctgctttaagtactacagtgcatctcatcctcatggactgcaccagatttgtcagttcttgctgtgagatgttactccactcttccaccaagacatTTGCAAGTTATGGATCACATCTTGGGGGAAAcatagttacatgtaattttccactgcaaggacaatcagctgtccttcctgtctccctgtagcactgtcttaggcgtcttacattacagacattgcagtttattgctctggacacatctgcagtcctcatgcctccctgcagcaggcctatggcatgttcacgcaggtgagcaggaaccctagacatctttcttctggtgtttttcagagtcagtagtaaggtctctttagtgtcctaagttattgtaactgtgaccttaattgcctaccacctgtaaactgaTCATGttttaaggactgttccacaggtacatgtgcaataattgtttatggttcattgaacaaacatgaaaaacatcgtttaaaccctttctaaCAAAGATCTGTAATGcatatttggattttacaaaattatctttaaaatacagtctcctgaaaaagggacctttcttttttgctgatTATATATGCATTtgtgagacggtgtgtgtgcGTAATAATGGCAGGACAGAATTTTGGCAGACCTCGATAAGGCATCTGTGCAGAGAAGCAGGTCAGCTAACCATTCAATCAAATCAGGTCATGTGATTGTCTATAtaagatgtgtgtgtaatgtgtgtaggAGTTAGAAGCCTGTAACCAGCAGTAATGTTTCTTGTTAACCACCAATCTGCTTATAGAAAGCACAGGGtgagggagatgagggagatgtcCATGCGAATCACACACTCAGTCATAGAGCTTGCAGTacaatgtttaataaacagACCTTTCAGTCAGCAGGCCATAAGACTTTTTAAGTGTGGTAATTCAGGTGCGTACTGCCTCTACACACTTGCACATCATTGCAGTAATGAAAGATGTGTGTAACACTCCTTGATTCACTCATAAGTCTTTATGATTTTCACCACTCTGCCCAAAGTGCTACACTCTTTTACAGTTCAGTGTGTGTCCCCTTGCAATCCCAGCCCAGGCAGCTTATAGTTGAACttcaagtaaggaataaaacccaaGAGGACatggctttacagaaatataatcaacgatggggtgGGATGATGCAGTGtaatcacacactcagtcaTAGAGCTTGCAGTacaatgtttaataaacagACCTTTCAGTCAGCAGGCCATAAGACTTTTTAAGTGTGGTAATTCAGGTGCGTACTGCCTCTACACACTTGCACATCATTGCAGTAATGAAAGATGTGTGTAACACTCCTTGATTCACTCATAAGTCTTTATGATTTTCACCACTCTGCCCAAAGTGCTACACTCTTTTACAGTTCAGTGTGTGTCCCCTTGCAATCCCAGCCCAGGCAGCTTATAGTTGAACttcaagtaaggaataaaacccaaGAGGACatggctttacagaaatataatcaacgatggggtgGGATGATGCAGTGTAATGCAAAGTGAAAGACTGTTACAACCcataagttgattattttcctataacagcatgccatgtagtgtttattcctcttatatagCAGGAATTTGCCAAATAATTACAATTacagtttaatttattaaagaatgacacatcatagtTTACTTGTTTGGTTGACATTTAATGTCTCTATGAACAAGTTGtgactatagaaacaataataataataattcataatggTTCAACAAtttgaatgagtgcattaatagaaACCTATTATTTGAATGACATCCAATACTACTACACTATGACCGAgtttctgttataggaaataaatcaacaccttgtgACAAATACGTTTCGAGAACTCAAcaa contains these protein-coding regions:
- the LOC108266580 gene encoding RNA-binding motif, single-stranded-interacting protein 1 isoform X2, which produces MITWSPQKSLGPRLFLSNRSRKPPVGPLSQPMAPPSPGTNSSTNQSSSSSTAGWEQLSKTNLYIRGLPPATTDHDLVKLCQPYGKIVSTKAILDKTTNKCKGYGFVDFDSPAAAQKAVNALKNSGVQAQMAKQQEQDPTNLYISNLPLSMDEQELETMLKPFGQVVSTRILRDANGASRGVGFARMESTEKCDAVISHFNGKFLKMPAGVMAPTEPLLCKFADGGQKKRQSQNKYVPNGRAWAREGEARLAGMTLTYDPTAAAMQNGFYPPYSITNRMIAQPAMSPYISPVSTYPVQTPSWVTHQPYIMQHPGAVISPSMDPSMSLQPTSMMSPLTQQMSHLSLGSTGAFMPANAALQGAYIPQYTPMQPAAVEENSSQSQVESSGDHSPYAYQQTK
- the LOC108266580 gene encoding RNA-binding motif, single-stranded-interacting protein 1 isoform X1; protein product: MGRVWRQMYHQYSYYYPPYLHAKPPVGPLSQPMAPPSPGTNSSTNQSSSSSTAGWEQLSKTNLYIRGLPPATTDHDLVKLCQPYGKIVSTKAILDKTTNKCKGYGFVDFDSPAAAQKAVNALKNSGVQAQMAKQQEQDPTNLYISNLPLSMDEQELETMLKPFGQVVSTRILRDANGASRGVGFARMESTEKCDAVISHFNGKFLKMPAGVMAPTEPLLCKFADGGQKKRQSQNKYVPNGRAWAREGEARLAGMTLTYDPTAAAMQNGFYPPYSITNRMIAQPAMSPYISPVSTYPVQTPSWVTHQPYIMQHPGAVISPSMDPSMSLQPTSMMSPLTQQMSHLSLGSTGAFMPANAALQGAYIPQYTPMQPAAVEENSSQSQVESSGDHSPYAYQQTK
- the LOC108266580 gene encoding RNA-binding motif, single-stranded-interacting protein 1 isoform X3, translated to MIFANSGNPLRNTYRKQPPVGPLSQPMAPPSPGTNSSTNQSSSSSTAGWEQLSKTNLYIRGLPPATTDHDLVKLCQPYGKIVSTKAILDKTTNKCKGYGFVDFDSPAAAQKAVNALKNSGVQAQMAKQQEQDPTNLYISNLPLSMDEQELETMLKPFGQVVSTRILRDANGASRGVGFARMESTEKCDAVISHFNGKFLKMPAGVMAPTEPLLCKFADGGQKKRQSQNKYVPNGRAWAREGEARLAGMTLTYDPTAAAMQNGFYPPYSITNRMIAQPAMSPYISPVSTYPVQTPSWVTHQPYIMQHPGAVISPSMDPSMSLQPTSMMSPLTQQMSHLSLGSTGAFMPANAALQGAYIPQYTPMQPAAVEENSSQSQVESSGDHSPYAYQQTK